The [Clostridium] scindens ATCC 35704 nucleotide sequence GTCAGCCAATAAGGCGCCGGTATAATCACTTCGTCTCCAGGGTTCATAATAGCCTGGAATATATTCGTCAAAGAATGTTTTCCGCCGTTGCTGATTACGATCTGATCCGTTCCATAATGCAGTCCGTTAAACTCTTCGAACTTCCTGCTGACTGCTTTCTTAAGTTCCGCGATTCCTGATGCCGGCGTATATTTTGTAAATCCGGACTTGATCGCGGCAATCGCAGCCTCATTAATATTTTCCGGCGTATTAAAATCTGGCTCTCCTGCCCCAAACCCTACTACATCAATTCCTTCTGCTTTTAGTTCCTTTGCCTTCGCAGTAATTGCTAATGTTGAAGACGGCTTTACCTGAGCCGCTTTTCTTGATAATGTCAACGCCATAGTTTCATCCATCCTATCTTTCATATTCTTGAATTTGCATTCTGATTACATAGTATAATATAGAACGGTCATTTTTGCAAGTTTTATTTTTCTCAAATTCTCATTCCTCTTTTGCTTCCTCGTTTTTCGTTAATGTTATGTCCGTTTTTGCAAGTTTCAATTTCATTTCCTGCATTGCGGTCAAATCAGCCGATAACAGTCTTGATTCAATGCCGGGTAGAACAAAAAAACAGAGCCGGCTATACTGCCGGCCCTGCCACACATTTATCTTCTACTTGGCATAGTCAGTAACTCGTGACTCACGTATTACATTGACTTTGATCTGCCCCGGATATTCCAACTCATACTCGATTTGCTTCGCAATATCCCTGGCCATCAATACCATGTCTGCGTCAGATACTTGTTCTGGAACTACCATAACACGAATCTCTCTACCTGCTTGAATCGCAAAAGATTTATCAACACCCTTGAATTGGTTGGTGATATCTTCTAATTGTTTTAACCTGTTTGTATATGTTTCTAATGTTTCTCTTCTTGCTCCCGGCCTTGCCGCGGATATCGTATCCGCCGCCTGTACAACGCACGCAATCAGAGTCTCCGGTTCTACATCGCCGTGATGAGCTTCAACCGCATTAATGACCGTCGCGGATTCCTTATACTTTCTACAGAGATCCACGCCAATCTGAATATGTGATCCTTCTACATCATGATCTATAGATTTGCCTATGTCGTGCAAAAGTCCGGCACGTTTGGCTATTCTGACGTCCAGGCCAATCTCGCCTGCCAGAAGTCCCGCCAACTGAGCCACTTCTATAGAATGCTTCAATGCATTCTGCCCGTAACTGGTTCTGAACTTCATACGTCCGAGAAGTTTGATAAGTTCCGGATGGATTCCGTGAACTCCTACTTCAAGAGCCGCCGCCTCGCCTTCTTCACGAATCATGGCGTCTACTTCTTTCTGCGCCTTCTCAACCATCTCCTCGATTCTTGCCGGATGGATACGCCCGTCAACAATCAATTTTTCCAGCGCAATTCTCGCGACTTCTCGTCTTATTGGATCAAAGCCTGATAATACAACGGCTTCCGGAGTATCATCGATAATCAGCTCTACGCCTGTCATCGTCTCCAGAGTGCGGATATTCCGCCCTTCCCGTCCAATAATCCTTCCTTTCATTTCATCACTTGGAAGCTGTACAACCGAAATTGTAGTCTCCGCAACATGATCTGCCGCGCATCTCTGGATTGCAGTGACAACATATTCTTTTGCCTTCTTGTCTGCATCTTCCTTCGCCTGCGCTTCCATTTCTTTAATCATCTTCGCAGTATCATGCTTTACATCTTCTTCAACAGTTTTTAACAAATATTCTTTTGCTTGTTCGG carries:
- the rny gene encoding ribonuclease Y, whose translation is MPIGIAIAVIIVSIIAAAVISHFVTVSNLKKNAESKIGNADSKAREIIDDAVKTAEAKKKESLLEIKEESIKNKNELEKETKERRAELQRYEKRVLSKEEALEKKADAIEKREAGFTAKEEQLRQREAKVEELSKQRVQELERISGLTSEQAKEYLLKTVEEDVKHDTAKMIKEMEAQAKEDADKKAKEYVVTAIQRCAADHVAETTISVVQLPSDEMKGRIIGREGRNIRTLETMTGVELIIDDTPEAVVLSGFDPIRREVARIALEKLIVDGRIHPARIEEMVEKAQKEVDAMIREEGEAAALEVGVHGIHPELIKLLGRMKFRTSYGQNALKHSIEVAQLAGLLAGEIGLDVRIAKRAGLLHDIGKSIDHDVEGSHIQIGVDLCRKYKESATVINAVEAHHGDVEPETLIACVVQAADTISAARPGARRETLETYTNRLKQLEDITNQFKGVDKSFAIQAGREIRVMVVPEQVSDADMVLMARDIAKQIEYELEYPGQIKVNVIRESRVTDYAK